The proteins below come from a single Gammaproteobacteria bacterium genomic window:
- a CDS encoding M66 family metalloprotease has translation MASLAYLHLSGNGFSGSIPPALGSLENLRRLSLASNDLAGPVPPQVGRLSRLQELDLSNNQAMAGALPADLTALSRIETIHAGGTGLCAPRDSTFEAWLSGIRERWIARCVDVASADAYLTQAVQSREFPVPLVAGDRALLRVFTTAVGATGSGIPDVRARFYRDGWETHAVTIPGTSAPIPTRVTEGELAASANVEIPGHVIQPGVELVIDVDPNGTLDPGLGVARRIPETGRLAVDVETMPLLDLTVIPFVWSETQDSSIVDLVSAMAADPENHAMLEETRTLLPVGDLAVTAHPPVVSSSNSAFDLLAQTEAIRVIEGGNGHYKGMMTPPVTGAGGVAKRPGRSSFSQPYPDVIAHELGHNFNLRHAPCGRPSGVDPWYPYPDGTIGAWGFDFQEGGRLMPPSTPDLMSYCGPPDGSSDYHFIKALRFRLVDEGGGAATPATTRSLLVWGGVDAENAPFLEPAFVVDAPPVVPQSDGDYELTGWAADGGALFSLSFAMPVVADGAGEGSFVFALPVQPAWADNLASITLSGPEGSATLDGSTDRPMAILRNLRTGQVRGFLWDPAPPIQAAADAVGGAAGQGTEMLFSRGIPGAIAWRR, from the coding sequence TTGGCGAGCCTGGCGTACCTCCATCTTTCCGGCAACGGCTTCTCCGGTTCGATTCCGCCTGCACTGGGCAGCCTTGAGAATCTGAGGCGGCTTAGCCTCGCCTCCAACGATCTTGCCGGTCCGGTGCCTCCCCAGGTGGGGCGGCTGTCGAGGCTGCAGGAGCTGGATCTCAGCAACAACCAGGCCATGGCCGGAGCGCTTCCGGCGGATCTGACCGCTCTCTCCCGGATCGAGACCATCCATGCGGGAGGCACCGGCCTTTGCGCTCCGAGGGACTCCACCTTCGAGGCCTGGCTGTCCGGCATCCGGGAGCGCTGGATCGCGCGCTGCGTCGACGTGGCCTCCGCAGACGCCTACTTGACGCAAGCGGTGCAGTCACGCGAGTTCCCGGTGCCGCTCGTCGCGGGCGACAGGGCGCTGTTGCGCGTGTTTACGACCGCTGTCGGCGCCACCGGCTCGGGCATCCCCGATGTCAGAGCCCGATTCTACCGCGACGGTTGGGAGACGCACGCCGTGACCATCCCGGGCACGTCGGCTCCGATCCCGACGCGGGTGACCGAAGGTGAGCTGGCCGCGTCGGCCAACGTCGAGATTCCAGGTCATGTGATTCAGCCGGGGGTCGAGCTGGTGATCGACGTCGATCCCAACGGCACGCTGGATCCGGGCCTCGGTGTCGCGAGGCGGATACCGGAGACGGGCCGGCTGGCTGTAGACGTCGAAACCATGCCGCTCCTCGACCTGACGGTGATTCCGTTCGTGTGGAGCGAGACTCAGGATTCGTCGATCGTGGACCTGGTGAGCGCGATGGCCGCAGACCCCGAGAACCATGCCATGCTAGAGGAAACACGCACGCTGCTACCGGTCGGCGATCTGGCGGTGACGGCACACCCACCGGTGGTGAGTTCGAGCAACAGCGCGTTCGATCTGCTCGCCCAGACCGAGGCGATCAGGGTTATCGAAGGCGGCAACGGCCATTACAAGGGGATGATGACCCCCCCAGTGACGGGAGCCGGCGGAGTGGCAAAACGCCCTGGCAGATCGAGCTTCTCGCAACCCTATCCCGATGTCATCGCGCACGAGTTGGGTCACAACTTCAATCTGCGGCACGCGCCGTGCGGCCGACCGAGCGGCGTCGACCCCTGGTACCCCTATCCGGACGGAACCATCGGGGCGTGGGGCTTCGATTTCCAGGAGGGTGGCCGGCTGATGCCGCCGTCCACGCCAGACCTCATGTCCTACTGCGGGCCACCCGACGGGAGCAGCGACTACCATTTCATCAAGGCGCTTCGGTTCCGCCTCGTGGACGAGGGCGGTGGTGCCGCAACGCCTGCCACGACGAGGTCGCTGCTTGTATGGGGCGGCGTGGACGCGGAAAACGCTCCCTTCCTGGAACCCGCGTTCGTGGTCGACGCCCCGCCCGTGGTGCCACAGTCCGATGGCGACTACGAGCTTACGGGCTGGGCTGCGGATGGCGGTGCGCTGTTCTCGCTCAGCTTCGCCATGCCCGTGGTGGCCGACGGAGCGGGAGAGGGAAGTTTCGTCTTCGCGCTCCCCGTCCAACCCGCCTGGGCGGACAACCTGGCGAGCATCACACTGTCCGGCCCGGAAGGATCCGCCACCCTCGACGGGAGCACGGATCGTCCGATGGCCATTCTGCGCAATCTCCGAACCGGGCAGGTGCGTGGATTCCTGTGGGATCCGGCTCCACCGATCCAGGCCGCCGCGGACGCGGTGGGAGGTGCCGCCGGGCAGGGGACGGAAATGCTGTTCAGCCGGGGGATACCAGGTGCGATTGCGTGGCGGCGGTGA
- a CDS encoding MobC family plasmid mobilization relaxosome protein, which translates to MAADEHRTVMVAARVTPAEHAAWREKAAAAGVSPSALLREAMARTHTWTAAARSVERERTRQIARIGNNLNQLVRWVNTHRTAAEAVSVIAHIVSFERSLLRVARIGGETDDAR; encoded by the coding sequence ATGGCTGCTGATGAGCATCGCACCGTGATGGTCGCCGCGCGCGTCACGCCCGCCGAGCACGCCGCCTGGCGGGAGAAGGCGGCCGCGGCGGGCGTGTCCCCCTCCGCGCTGCTTCGCGAGGCGATGGCGCGGACGCATACGTGGACCGCGGCGGCGCGGTCCGTCGAGCGCGAGCGCACGCGCCAGATCGCGCGCATCGGGAACAACCTGAACCAGCTTGTCCGCTGGGTGAACACCCACAGGACGGCGGCCGAGGCCGTCTCCGTGATCGCCCACATCGTGTCGTTCGAGCGCTCGCTGCTCCGTGTCGCCCGCATCGGCGGGGAGACCGACGATGCTCGTTAG
- a CDS encoding site-specific DNA-methyltransferase, with protein MKLDLPSDKQVYRTPRGLQLWGDSAELLGHLPEQSVDLVMTSPPFALLRQKAYGNEEQDKYVEWLGKFGEAAFRVLKDSGSFVLDLGGAYKRGKPVRSLYNYRVLLDFCDRLGYELAEEFFWFNPSKLPSPIEWVNKRKIRAKDSVNTVWWFSRTAEPKADVTRVLVPYSERMKALLKNPEKFYRPQSRPSGHDIAKTFGKDNGGAIPSNLLQIPNTESNSGYLRRCKMMGRDRHPARFPSALPRFFIQFLTDPEDLVLDIFSGSNTTGHVAEELGRRWISMELNRDYAALSAVRFMDGWSDDEVREAIMRLDAGEVVELYLGLLLHGIPG; from the coding sequence ATGAAGCTGGACCTGCCGAGCGACAAGCAGGTGTATCGTACGCCTCGCGGTCTCCAGCTGTGGGGGGATAGCGCGGAGCTGCTTGGACATCTGCCGGAACAATCGGTGGACCTGGTCATGACCAGCCCTCCCTTCGCGCTGTTGCGGCAGAAGGCCTACGGTAACGAGGAGCAGGACAAGTACGTCGAATGGCTGGGGAAGTTCGGAGAGGCTGCGTTCCGCGTGCTGAAGGACAGTGGCAGCTTCGTTCTCGACCTCGGCGGAGCCTACAAGCGCGGCAAACCCGTGCGTTCGCTCTACAACTACCGCGTGTTGCTGGACTTCTGTGATCGCCTCGGCTACGAGTTGGCGGAAGAGTTTTTCTGGTTCAATCCGTCGAAGCTGCCCTCGCCCATTGAATGGGTCAACAAGCGGAAGATCCGAGCCAAGGACTCGGTCAACACGGTTTGGTGGTTTTCCCGAACGGCTGAGCCAAAGGCGGATGTCACTCGCGTCCTAGTGCCGTATTCCGAGCGTATGAAGGCGCTGCTCAAAAACCCCGAGAAATTCTACCGACCCCAATCGCGACCCTCCGGACACGACATCGCCAAGACGTTCGGCAAGGACAACGGCGGTGCCATTCCCTCGAACCTCCTGCAGATTCCGAACACGGAAAGCAACTCGGGCTACCTGCGGCGGTGCAAGATGATGGGGCGAGACAGACACCCTGCGAGGTTCCCCAGCGCGCTGCCACGGTTCTTCATTCAATTCCTCACCGACCCGGAAGACCTAGTCTTGGATATCTTCTCTGGGTCCAACACCACGGGCCACGTCGCGGAGGAACTCGGTCGTCGGTGGATCAGCATGGAACTCAACCGTGACTACGCGGCCCTATCGGCCGTACGCTTCATGGATGGCTGGAGTGACGACGAGGTGCGTGAAGCGATTATGCGCCTCGATGCCGGTGAGGTCGTCGAGCTCTACCTCGGGTTGTTGCTTCATGGAATCCCGGGATGA
- a CDS encoding tyrosine-type recombinase/integrase has product MTKRPKTLTAAFVRTVNRPGVYGDGRGGRGLSLRVYRTANERVTKTWRQRVRIDGRLTSIGLGPYPEVTLADAREKALDNSRRVLRGQDPRGRGVPTFAEAARRTIELHRDSWKAGSPLPQQWESTFRLHATAILDKRVDRITSADVLACLGPIWNSMPTAARKAKHRIGAVFRWSIGRNYRRDNPVDRAVAALPKPNGGAAGHHRALPHREIAAALRSIRRVGDGSPAALCVELIVLTAVRPGEARGALWDEIDMDAARWTIPAERMKAGREFAVPLSTGALHVLRKARKLSDMSPLVFPSRTGRTLAPKTVSRLLQIAGVDSTLHGFRSSARSWMAETGVPAEVAEACLAHVPKSRVVQAYQRSDLLERRAEVMRAWSSYVTQG; this is encoded by the coding sequence ATGACCAAGCGACCCAAGACGCTCACCGCCGCCTTCGTTCGGACGGTCAACCGGCCCGGCGTCTACGGCGACGGACGAGGCGGGCGTGGGCTGAGCCTCCGGGTGTACCGGACGGCCAACGAGAGGGTCACCAAGACGTGGCGGCAGCGGGTGAGGATCGACGGGCGGCTCACGTCGATCGGACTTGGCCCGTATCCCGAGGTCACACTCGCCGATGCCCGGGAAAAGGCGCTGGACAACAGCCGGAGGGTTCTCCGGGGACAGGACCCGCGCGGGCGCGGCGTCCCGACGTTCGCCGAGGCCGCGCGGCGGACCATCGAACTTCACCGCGATTCGTGGAAGGCCGGGAGCCCGCTGCCCCAGCAGTGGGAGTCCACGTTCCGCCTCCACGCCACCGCGATTCTCGACAAGCGGGTGGACCGGATCACGAGCGCGGACGTGCTGGCGTGCCTCGGCCCGATCTGGAACTCGATGCCCACCGCCGCCCGGAAGGCCAAGCACCGGATCGGGGCCGTGTTCCGGTGGAGCATCGGCCGCAACTACCGCCGGGACAACCCGGTGGACAGGGCCGTGGCGGCGCTGCCGAAGCCGAACGGCGGCGCGGCGGGCCATCACCGCGCCCTGCCGCATCGCGAGATTGCGGCGGCGCTCCGGTCCATCCGCCGCGTGGGGGACGGGAGTCCGGCCGCGTTGTGTGTTGAACTGATCGTGCTCACCGCCGTGCGTCCGGGCGAGGCCCGGGGCGCACTTTGGGATGAGATCGACATGGACGCGGCGAGGTGGACGATCCCGGCCGAGAGGATGAAGGCTGGCCGCGAGTTTGCCGTTCCGCTCAGCACCGGCGCTTTGCACGTGTTGAGGAAGGCGCGCAAGCTGTCGGATATGTCGCCCTTGGTGTTCCCGTCGCGGACGGGCAGGACGCTTGCGCCGAAGACGGTGTCGCGGTTGCTCCAGATCGCCGGGGTGGACTCGACGCTTCACGGCTTCCGGTCGAGCGCGCGGTCGTGGATGGCCGAGACGGGCGTCCCGGCCGAGGTCGCGGAGGCCTGCCTCGCCCACGTTCCCAAGAGCCGAGTCGTACAGGCGTATCAGCGCTCCGACCTGCTGGAGCGCCGTGCCGAGGTCATGCGGGCGTGGAGTAGCTACGTCACGCAGGGATAG